The following nucleotide sequence is from Halogeometricum borinquense DSM 11551.
GGTCGGACTGTTCCGAGCGTCGCCGAAGACGTTCGCCGTCGGGACGGGCCTGCTTTTCGTCGGTGTCGTCGTCGCCGGAATACTGGGCATGGCCTCGGTGTATCTCTTGCTCGCTGCGTTTCTCGTTGTGATCGCGTGGACCGTGGGACAGAACGGCTTTAGTATCGGAGCCGAGGTTGGTACCGATGCCCCGACGCTTCGAATTGAGTTAGTCCATCTGGTGAGTAGTATGGCTATTCTTGTCGTCGGCGCGAGCGTCGGATTTGGCGTCTTTCTCGCTGCGACGGGTGGTCAGCCAGTACTCGCACTCGTTGCCCTCCTCGTGGGCGTCGTCGCGTTACTGGTCGGACTACGAGGATCGTACACGAACGGCTAAGCTGTGTCGGGTGTACTATTTTACCCTCCACAAGGGTTCGTCTGTAACGACCGTGTAGTTCTCCGTGGAGAGATCTTTCGCGCTGCTTCAACCCCACAAGGGTTCGTCTGTAACTTCGTTGAGGACGGCACCGACCGCGGGCGACGGGTCGCTTCAACCCCACAAGGGTTCGTCTGTAACACGCTACGGCGAAGAGGTGTCCCGATGACGTCCGACGCTTCAACCCCACAAGGGTTCGTCTGTAACTAAAGTTTGTGCCACAAAAGAAAAGAGAGGGAGAGGCTTCAACCCCACAAGGGTTCGTCTGTAACCGTTTCCATCTGAGTCAACGACCACATCGCCGATTTGGCTTCAACCCCACAAGGGTTCGTCTGTAACCATGCCCGATTGGGGGCACACAGGCTCTATGATGGACAGTTACTACAAGTAGTTTCCGTCGGCCTCCAATACCCCCGCTACCCCCGGGGGTCGATGGAGAGACAGCCCGTCGAGGGGGTCAATCCAGAGAAAACGATTTCAAATGCGCATCGTTAGAACTGGTCCCAAACCGCTCGGAGCGCACCCGAGGGGTCGGCTCGAAGCCGCCGAATCGCCGGGAGGAGGTCGTACTTGACAGCACGAACTGCGACGATTCCGAGTCCGCCGGACAGGAGCACCGTCCCGACGATGCCGACGATACTTCCGGTCCGTTGGTGAAGTCGGCTTCAACTACTGCATCGCGGTCGATATCGTGAAGCGTACGGATACGTTCTAGCGTGACGCTATTGGTCAATCCCCTCTCTGCCGCACTCGTCCACGCGATTTCGTGGGCCGCCATTGACTTCCCCTTCTTCGAGCTGCTCTGAACGAACAGGTCGGGGTTGGTACCGTGCCCACCGGTATCGAAGTGTTACGTCGGTATCCGAAGAAGTCGAGTAATGCCCGGGGTGGGCTCCGAACCCACGATCTCCGCATGTCCCAGGTGCGAGGCCGGCATGACCTCGCGCGGGGCGGAGGCTTCCAAGGCGTTCCGCACCGATTGTGAAACCCTATGAGTGCGGCGCTATGTCCAGCTAAGCCACCCGGGCTCGTTTTTTCGTTGGCCGATGAAGTTCTTTAAGCTTCTCATCTGCTGATGGCGAGTGGTGTGACACCGATAAACATGAAAGACGGTCAATCACCCGCGGATTTATCAACCGGGACGGGTACACCCACCTATGAGCCAACCGCAGATGGTCCAGTCCGCTCTCGGGGACGAGGACGTGGTCGCCCGCGTCGCCCTCGGCGGCGAGGACGAACTGTACGCCACGCCGACGCGAACGCTGGTCTATCGGTCGGAGGGGCTGCTTTCGGACGAGACAGTAGAGGAGTACTCTCACAACGCCGAACGCATTACCGTCTCAGAAGGGCGGCGAAAAGCCAAGATCACGCTCGATTACGGTCTCGACGGCGAACAGACGTTCGGCCTCTCGGTGAAGCACCTCGACCGCGCTCTTCATCCGGTCGTCCAAGGCGTCCTGAAATCGAACGGCACTCTCGCGGACAACGAATCCGTCGAACGACTGTTCCGGTTTAGCGAACTCACACTCGTTGTTGCCACCGGCCGCGTTGTCAAGCACATCGGGTCGGCGCTCTGGGACGAAGACTTCGAGGAGTACCGCTTCGACGACGTGACCGACCTCCAGTTCGAGGGTGGGAGCGTCGCCACCTCCGTCGTGATGACGGTCAACGGCCGCCAAGAGCGTTTTAAAGCGCCGAACGACGAAGCGCGCCAACTGCGCGAAACGCTCGAATCGGCGCTGTTGGGTTACTGGGGGGTCTCCTCATTGGACGAACTCCGCGAAGCGAACGAACCCGACGAGGACGACGAACCGGCAGGCGACAAGGACGTATCGTTTGGCGACGGTCCTGACCCGCTGAGCGCTAACCCGACGGAAC
It contains:
- a CDS encoding DUF7115 domain-containing protein; this translates as MSQPQMVQSALGDEDVVARVALGGEDELYATPTRTLVYRSEGLLSDETVEEYSHNAERITVSEGRRKAKITLDYGLDGEQTFGLSVKHLDRALHPVVQGVLKSNGTLADNESVERLFRFSELTLVVATGRVVKHIGSALWDEDFEEYRFDDVTDLQFEGGSVATSVVMTVNGRQERFKAPNDEARQLRETLESALLGYWGVSSLDELREANEPDEDDEPAGDKDVSFGDGPDPLSANPTELSEEPANATRAESESPPAETADAAGGQQSGGQQSGSQQSVSQQVETASQTVEAEAQTQTPTNEADDGFGGSGFQSAAADADERVAEELAELRATVDQQGEEIRQQRELIEQLIEELRRGR
- a CDS encoding DUF7519 family protein; this encodes MRRNQRYQSGRVPIGSGLIALSAGASAVFVTAVSPYVLALGILGLVLLAVGLFRASPKTFAVGTGLLFVGVVVAGILGMASVYLLLAAFLVVIAWTVGQNGFSIGAEVGTDAPTLRIELVHLVSSMAILVVGASVGFGVFLAATGGQPVLALVALLVGVVALLVGLRGSYTNG